One Falsarthrobacter nasiphocae DNA segment encodes these proteins:
- a CDS encoding NAD(P)-dependent alcohol dehydrogenase has product MSQDRLEPLSAAASPETAHDGAARRVSAVGGVSADEPLRPLAIERREPGARDVVIEIEYCGLCHSDVHMVRGEWREVEYPLVPGHEIVGRVSEVGADVTAFGIGDRVGVGCLVDSCRTCEACRDGLEQFCSGNEQGAGVGTYGSVDYRNGGGRTQGGYSQAIVVDADYVLRVPTSLDAASAAPLLCAGITTYAPLRRAGVGEGTRVGVVGLGGLGHMAVKLAKAMGASVTVFSRTDSKADDAGLLGADHFVVSSDPDAMAAARQSLDVVIDTVAAPHELDPYLATIARDGRLVQVGLPADPMPPVNPRILAAQRVSYTGSFIGGIAETQEMLDFCAEHGVSAQIEMIGADEINEAYERMVAGDVAYRFVLDIATLPEPESLEAGAGARLS; this is encoded by the coding sequence ATGAGCCAAGACCGCCTGGAGCCCCTGTCCGCCGCAGCATCCCCCGAGACCGCGCATGACGGCGCGGCCCGCCGCGTGAGCGCCGTCGGCGGGGTGAGCGCGGACGAGCCCCTGCGCCCCCTCGCCATTGAGCGCCGCGAGCCGGGCGCGCGGGACGTCGTCATCGAGATCGAGTACTGCGGCCTGTGCCATTCAGACGTCCACATGGTGCGCGGCGAGTGGCGGGAGGTCGAGTACCCGCTCGTGCCGGGCCACGAGATCGTGGGGCGCGTGAGCGAGGTCGGCGCGGACGTCACGGCGTTCGGGATCGGGGACCGGGTCGGCGTCGGCTGCCTCGTGGACTCGTGCCGCACGTGCGAGGCGTGCCGGGATGGGCTCGAGCAGTTCTGCTCCGGCAACGAGCAGGGGGCCGGCGTCGGCACCTACGGGTCCGTGGACTACCGCAACGGCGGGGGCCGCACCCAGGGCGGCTACTCCCAGGCCATCGTCGTGGACGCGGACTACGTGCTGCGCGTGCCCACGTCGCTGGACGCGGCGTCCGCAGCGCCGCTGCTGTGCGCCGGCATCACGACGTATGCGCCGCTTCGCCGCGCCGGCGTGGGTGAGGGGACGCGAGTCGGCGTCGTCGGCCTGGGAGGCCTGGGGCACATGGCCGTGAAGCTCGCCAAGGCGATGGGCGCGAGCGTCACCGTCTTCTCCCGCACGGATTCAAAGGCCGACGACGCCGGGCTGCTCGGGGCGGACCACTTCGTCGTCTCCTCGGACCCGGACGCCATGGCGGCCGCGAGGCAGAGCCTCGACGTCGTCATCGACACGGTGGCCGCGCCGCACGAGCTGGACCCGTACCTGGCCACGATCGCCCGCGACGGCCGCCTCGTCCAGGTGGGCCTGCCCGCGGACCCGATGCCGCCCGTCAACCCCCGCATCCTCGCCGCCCAGCGCGTCTCCTACACGGGCTCGTTCATCGGCGGGATCGCCGAGACGCAGGAGATGCTGGACTTCTGCGCTGAGCACGGCGTGAGCGCCCAGATCGAGATGATCGGCGCGGACGAGATCAACGAGGCGTACGAGCGCATGGTCGCCGGAGACGTGGCGTATCGGTTCGTCCTCGACATTGCGACCCTGCCCGAGCCCGAGTCGCTCGAGGCGGGTGCGGGCGCTCGCCTGAGCTGA
- a CDS encoding HIT family protein, whose translation MSTVFTKIINREIPGRFVHEDEKCVAFLDITPQTEGHVLVVPREEIDQWTDLPEELASHLMVVAQRIAKAQKQAFGSASVGLEIVGFEVPHTHIHVFPTNEIADHELGRAKPASDEALDAAHAKLLAAL comes from the coding sequence GTGAGCACGGTGTTCACGAAGATCATCAACCGCGAGATCCCGGGCCGGTTCGTCCACGAGGACGAGAAGTGCGTGGCGTTCCTCGACATCACCCCGCAGACCGAGGGCCACGTCCTCGTCGTCCCGCGCGAGGAGATCGACCAGTGGACCGACCTCCCGGAGGAGCTCGCGAGCCACCTCATGGTCGTCGCGCAGCGCATCGCCAAGGCGCAGAAGCAGGCGTTCGGCTCGGCGAGCGTCGGCCTGGAGATCGTTGGCTTCGAGGTGCCGCACACGCACATCCACGTCTTCCCGACCAACGAGATCGCCGACCACGAGCTGGGCCGCGCCAAGCCCGCCTCGGACGAGGCCCTCGACGCGGCGCACGCCAAGCTCCTCGCCGCCCTCTAG
- the hrpA gene encoding ATP-dependent RNA helicase HrpA, producing the protein MDITYPASLPVSARRDDIMKAVRENQVVIVAGETGSGKTTQLPKMLLELGLAEPGPDGRPRIIGHTQPRRIAARSVAERIAEELGEKLGETVGYQVRFTDESSRATRVKLMTDGILLAEIQHDPLLTKYGAIIVDEAHERSLNIDFLLGYLRRIMPQRPDLKIVITSATIDPERFAAHFAAGAAETAAEESGGSSSGSGGDDGPALAPIIEVSGRTFPVEIRYRPLEAAADEELDDELEDDRDPLDGVRDAVDELSKEAPGDILVFFSGEREIREAAQMLEGHIERNRRLTGTQVLPLYGRLSLEEQSRIFKPSGRPRIVLATNVAETSLTVPGIKYVIDTGTARISRYSPRTKVQRLPIERISQASARQRSGRSGRVSDGIAIRLYSEEDFESRPEYTDPEILRTNLASVILQMASIGVAREAKEVAAFPFVQPPASRAVSDGVALLTELGALEKNGTLTPLGRKLSRIPLDPRLARMVLEAESRGALQEVVVLTAALTIQDPRERPSQDEGAKERAATLHKRFADDKSDFIGFLNLWVYLQEKQAELSSSAFRRLCKAEHINYLRVREWQELVTQLRRVLKQIRIPVPSSAVDPAGREDTIHQSLLVGLLGQIGAYDDAKREYAGARGIRFNVFPGSALFKKKPEFVMAAELVETSRLWARTVAAIDPAWVELVAPHLVKRQYSEPHWSRKQGAVMAYEKVTLFGVTLVSQRRVNYSRVDPALARELFIRHALVEGDWQTRHAFFHHNRAVLAELEDLETRTRRADLRLDDEALFEFYDARIGPKVVSERHFDSWWKQASREDPELLHLDRDSAASDAADELNIDDFPKTWPFGAVDLDLSYEFHPVAPGAAPNPADGVTVHVPVVILNQLSERPFLWLIPGLREELITALIKSLPKSERRHFVPAPDVARQALAKLTEDFSPETDDLPEALALTLRRLKGHVVDPSAFEWDKVPPHLRMTYRVLGARGQMLGESMDLAALQDELAPQVRTAVAASVDPTAMQAHLDAAKRRAPKKGQSGRGAQGTPADQGAARPQAGRKGGPGGKTASLPGPLATPAGTAAATSAARERTGLTSWPKDLDELPATVGGTSAGHAVTGYPALVDEKPASGKATAGVRIFSEREEADTAHRQGLIRLLVCTLPSPQRYVVDHLSNKERLTFSQNPHGSVAALVDDCTQAAVDKLLTRVPERLPRTKAAFDRVFDEIRAELIDTVFQVTAVVEQTLSRALTLTVAVKSPTPALAPLAADISSQLSQLVYPGFVAATGHEHLQHLPRYLQAAQVRLDRAPNAIAKDTATMTLIQDLEDAYDDAVARVPKTRAIPARLAEVRWMIEELRVSLFAPGMKTAYTVSEKRVRQALKGF; encoded by the coding sequence ATGGACATCACGTACCCCGCTTCCCTTCCCGTCTCCGCGCGCCGGGACGACATCATGAAGGCCGTCCGCGAGAACCAGGTCGTCATCGTCGCCGGCGAGACCGGTTCCGGCAAGACCACCCAGCTGCCGAAGATGCTGCTCGAGCTCGGCCTCGCCGAGCCCGGCCCCGACGGCCGCCCGCGGATCATCGGCCACACCCAGCCGCGCCGTATCGCGGCCCGCTCCGTCGCGGAGCGCATCGCGGAAGAGCTCGGGGAGAAGCTCGGCGAGACCGTGGGCTACCAGGTCCGCTTCACGGACGAGTCCTCGCGCGCCACCCGCGTCAAGCTCATGACGGACGGCATCCTCCTCGCGGAGATCCAGCACGATCCCCTCCTCACCAAGTACGGCGCGATCATCGTCGACGAGGCCCACGAGCGCAGCCTCAACATCGACTTCCTCTTGGGCTACCTCCGGCGGATCATGCCGCAGCGGCCGGACCTGAAGATCGTCATCACGTCCGCGACGATCGACCCCGAGCGCTTCGCCGCCCACTTCGCGGCGGGGGCCGCGGAGACAGCGGCGGAAGAGTCCGGCGGGTCGTCGTCGGGCTCTGGGGGCGACGACGGGCCCGCCCTGGCGCCCATCATCGAGGTCTCGGGGCGCACCTTCCCGGTGGAGATCCGGTACCGGCCGCTCGAGGCGGCCGCGGACGAGGAGCTCGACGACGAGCTGGAGGACGACAGGGACCCGCTCGACGGGGTTCGGGACGCCGTGGACGAGCTGTCCAAGGAGGCGCCCGGCGACATTCTCGTGTTCTTCTCCGGCGAGCGCGAGATCCGCGAGGCGGCGCAGATGCTCGAGGGACATATCGAGCGCAACCGGCGCCTCACGGGAACGCAAGTGCTCCCCCTCTACGGCCGCCTGTCCCTCGAGGAGCAGTCGCGGATCTTCAAGCCCTCGGGCCGCCCGCGGATCGTGCTCGCCACGAACGTCGCCGAGACGTCCCTGACCGTGCCGGGCATCAAGTACGTGATCGACACGGGCACGGCGCGCATCTCGCGATACTCGCCGCGGACCAAGGTCCAGCGCCTGCCCATCGAGCGGATCAGCCAGGCGAGCGCCCGTCAGCGCTCCGGCCGCTCTGGCCGCGTCAGCGACGGCATCGCCATCCGCCTCTACTCCGAGGAGGACTTCGAGTCCCGGCCGGAGTACACGGACCCCGAGATCCTCCGCACCAACCTCGCCTCCGTCATCCTCCAGATGGCGAGCATCGGCGTGGCCCGCGAGGCCAAGGAGGTCGCCGCGTTCCCGTTCGTCCAGCCTCCCGCGTCCCGCGCGGTGAGCGACGGCGTGGCCCTCTTGACCGAGCTCGGTGCCCTCGAGAAGAACGGCACGCTCACGCCCCTGGGCCGCAAGCTCTCCCGCATCCCCCTCGACCCGCGCCTGGCCCGCATGGTCCTCGAGGCCGAGTCCCGGGGCGCGCTCCAGGAGGTCGTGGTCCTCACGGCCGCCCTGACCATCCAGGACCCCCGCGAGCGCCCCAGCCAGGACGAGGGCGCCAAGGAGCGCGCGGCCACCCTCCACAAGCGCTTCGCGGACGACAAGTCCGACTTCATCGGCTTCCTCAACCTGTGGGTGTACCTCCAGGAGAAGCAGGCCGAGCTGTCCTCGAGCGCCTTCCGCCGCCTCTGCAAGGCGGAGCACATCAACTACCTCCGCGTGCGCGAGTGGCAAGAGCTCGTCACGCAGCTGCGCCGCGTCCTCAAGCAGATCCGCATCCCCGTGCCTTCTAGCGCGGTGGACCCGGCCGGCCGCGAGGACACGATCCACCAGAGCCTCCTCGTGGGCCTCCTCGGCCAGATCGGTGCGTACGACGACGCCAAGCGCGAATACGCCGGCGCCCGCGGGATCCGCTTCAACGTGTTCCCGGGCAGCGCGCTGTTCAAGAAGAAGCCCGAGTTCGTCATGGCGGCCGAGCTCGTGGAGACGAGCCGCCTGTGGGCCCGCACGGTCGCCGCGATCGACCCGGCCTGGGTGGAGCTCGTGGCCCCGCACCTCGTCAAGCGCCAGTACTCCGAGCCGCACTGGTCCCGGAAGCAGGGCGCCGTCATGGCGTACGAGAAGGTCACGCTCTTCGGCGTCACGCTCGTCTCCCAGCGCCGCGTCAACTACAGCCGCGTGGACCCCGCCCTGGCCCGCGAGCTGTTCATCCGGCACGCGCTCGTCGAGGGCGACTGGCAGACGCGGCACGCGTTCTTCCACCACAACCGGGCCGTCCTCGCCGAGCTCGAGGACCTCGAGACGCGCACTCGGCGTGCGGACCTGCGCCTCGACGACGAGGCCCTGTTCGAGTTCTACGACGCGAGGATCGGCCCCAAGGTCGTCTCGGAGCGACACTTCGACTCGTGGTGGAAGCAGGCCTCCCGGGAGGACCCCGAGCTCCTGCACCTCGACCGGGACAGCGCCGCGAGCGACGCGGCGGACGAGCTCAACATCGACGACTTTCCCAAGACGTGGCCGTTCGGCGCGGTGGACCTGGACCTGTCCTACGAGTTCCACCCCGTGGCGCCCGGAGCGGCGCCCAACCCGGCGGACGGCGTCACCGTCCACGTGCCCGTCGTCATCCTCAACCAGCTCTCGGAGCGGCCGTTCCTCTGGCTCATCCCGGGCCTGCGAGAGGAGCTCATCACGGCGCTCATCAAGTCCCTGCCGAAGTCCGAGCGCCGCCACTTCGTCCCCGCCCCGGACGTGGCCCGGCAGGCGCTGGCGAAGCTCACGGAGGACTTCTCCCCCGAGACCGACGACCTCCCGGAGGCCCTCGCGCTGACGCTGCGCCGCCTCAAGGGCCATGTCGTGGACCCGTCCGCCTTCGAGTGGGACAAGGTCCCGCCCCACCTGCGCATGACGTACCGGGTCCTGGGCGCGCGCGGCCAGATGCTCGGCGAGAGCATGGACCTCGCCGCGCTCCAGGACGAGCTCGCCCCCCAGGTCCGCACGGCCGTGGCCGCGTCCGTCGACCCGACGGCGATGCAAGCCCACCTCGACGCCGCCAAGCGGCGCGCGCCGAAGAAGGGCCAGAGCGGGCGGGGCGCGCAGGGGACGCCCGCAGATCAGGGCGCAGCCCGTCCTCAGGCCGGCCGCAAGGGCGGGCCAGGCGGCAAGACGGCCAGCCTTCCGGGGCCCCTCGCGACCCCCGCAGGCACAGCCGCGGCGACCTCCGCAGCCCGCGAGCGCACGGGGCTCACCTCATGGCCCAAGGACCTCGATGAGCTGCCGGCGACCGTGGGCGGCACATCCGCCGGTCACGCCGTCACAGGCTATCCGGCCCTCGTCGACGAGAAGCCCGCGAGCGGCAAGGCGACCGCGGGCGTGCGGATCTTCTCCGAGCGGGAGGAGGCCGACACAGCGCACCGCCAGGGCCTGATCCGGCTCCTCGTCTGCACGCTGCCCTCACCACAGCGGTACGTCGTCGACCACCTGAGCAACAAGGAGAGACTGACGTTCAGCCAGAACCCGCACGGCTCGGTGGCGGCGCTCGTGGACGACTGCACGCAGGCCGCCGTGGACAAGCTGCTCACTCGCGTGCCGGAGCGGCTGCCGCGCACAAAGGCGGCGTTCGACAGGGTCTTCGACGAGATTCGCGCCGAGCTGATCGACACGGTCTTCCAGGTGACGGCCGTCGTCGAGCAGACGCTCTCCCGCGCACTGACGCTCACGGTGGCCGTCAAGAGCCCGACGCCCGCCCTCGCCCCCCTCGCGGCCGACATCTCCTCGCAGCTGTCCCAGCTCGTGTACCCGGGGTTCGTGGCCGCGACGGGGCACGAGCATCTGCAGCACCTGCCGCGCTACCTCCAGGCGGCCCAGGTGCGGCTCGACCGCGCCCCGAACGCGATCGCCAAGGACACCGCGACGATGACGCTCATCCAGGACCTCGAGGACGCCTACGACGACGCGGTGGCCCGCGTCCCGAAGACCCGCGCCATCCCGGCGAGGCTCGCCGAGGTCCGCTGGATGATCGAGGAGCTGCGCGTCAGCCTCTTCGCCCCGGGCATGAAGACGGCGTACACCGTCTCCGAGAAGCGCGTCCGGCAGGCCCTCAAGGGGTTCTAG
- a CDS encoding ThiF family adenylyltransferase: protein MEFDDPDGQLLTMLEVLDGRSVESIVSHVRQRHSGLSETDVHEGLRVLDQYGFLKDVDAREGSVEKSLIPTQNFFDGFHRVFDRKRPRVEAISEARVVVLGLGGGGSNVATMLVGAGVRQLTILDFDLVETGNLGRQFLYKLDDVGLSKVDVATRNLSRMAESLNITPVEMKVTSSEELRPIIKGADIVVCLIDEPRFLIQRMVNQACVREGVTCVYGFSFNFTGRVYSVIPHDSGCFDCLQVYYSRVDPEFADQFKALEDSGFRPPSSAYPPAMMQLCSSISDEVVRLINSYSEPMSVGRQLEVNYVSRRCETVLEWDRDERDCPTCGSGNYDDWPIFQIQNRFHPSAGQK from the coding sequence ATGGAGTTCGATGACCCGGATGGTCAGCTTCTGACGATGCTGGAGGTGTTGGATGGGCGATCCGTCGAGTCTATCGTTTCCCATGTGCGTCAGCGGCATTCTGGTCTTTCGGAAACCGATGTTCATGAGGGCCTTCGAGTTCTCGACCAGTACGGGTTCCTTAAGGATGTCGACGCGCGTGAGGGTTCAGTTGAGAAGTCTCTCATTCCGACGCAAAATTTTTTCGACGGGTTTCATCGTGTTTTCGATAGGAAGCGCCCGAGGGTTGAGGCTATTTCTGAGGCGCGCGTTGTTGTCCTTGGTCTAGGCGGTGGTGGTAGCAACGTTGCCACAATGCTTGTAGGGGCTGGGGTTCGGCAATTGACCATTCTGGACTTCGACCTCGTGGAGACAGGAAATCTCGGCCGGCAATTTCTATACAAACTCGATGATGTCGGTCTCTCCAAAGTGGACGTGGCGACACGGAACCTCTCGCGGATGGCAGAATCTCTGAACATTACTCCGGTTGAGATGAAAGTTACGTCATCAGAAGAGCTTAGACCGATCATCAAGGGAGCGGACATCGTTGTCTGCTTGATCGATGAGCCGAGGTTCCTCATCCAGCGAATGGTGAATCAGGCCTGTGTTCGCGAGGGTGTGACCTGTGTCTATGGATTTTCGTTCAATTTCACGGGCCGAGTTTACTCCGTCATTCCGCATGACTCGGGGTGCTTCGACTGCCTCCAGGTATACTACTCCCGCGTCGATCCAGAATTCGCAGACCAGTTCAAAGCCCTGGAGGATAGTGGATTTAGACCACCCTCTTCGGCCTATCCTCCGGCGATGATGCAACTATGCAGTTCAATCTCGGATGAAGTGGTACGTCTTATCAACTCGTACAGTGAGCCTATGTCTGTGGGTCGGCAGCTCGAGGTCAACTATGTCAGTCGTCGGTGCGAAACGGTTCTTGAATGGGATCGTGACGAGCGTGACTGCCCTACATGTGGATCCGGGAACTATGACGACTGGCCGATCTTTCAAATCCAGAATCGATTCCACCCATCCGCAGGGCAGAAATGA
- a CDS encoding ABC transporter ATP-binding protein yields MLRIESISKRYGKGPLVNDAVSIELRPGELTALIGHNGAGKTTLLSQICGVVRPTSGDIRFGEVSFVSQPDLARRACSLMAQLHAPIQGMTPRAMISSVARLRGASAADAQARTADVIERLSIGEWADKPGQKLSGGLRRMTSYAMAVVLPPPILLIDEPTNDVDPQRRPVIWRDLRGLAEDGHIVVVVSHNLLEVERAADRVVLMKEAKVVMDGTPQSIAAAAGASTLKVLWAGESQAEGLPPNLGVSAELPRQTSILLAPAQVPDAARWAAGLTESGVAESFVLEPMSLENVYGKAHE; encoded by the coding sequence ATGTTGCGCATCGAGTCCATCTCAAAGCGGTACGGAAAGGGGCCGCTCGTCAATGACGCGGTCTCGATCGAGCTTCGTCCGGGCGAGCTGACGGCGCTCATCGGGCACAACGGGGCCGGGAAGACGACGCTCCTGTCCCAAATCTGCGGGGTCGTGCGCCCCACGAGCGGCGACATCCGGTTCGGGGAAGTCTCGTTCGTGTCCCAGCCGGACCTGGCGCGGCGCGCGTGTTCGCTCATGGCCCAGCTCCACGCGCCCATTCAGGGGATGACGCCGCGGGCCATGATCTCGTCCGTGGCGCGCCTCAGGGGCGCGTCGGCGGCGGACGCGCAGGCGCGGACGGCCGATGTCATCGAGCGGTTGAGCATCGGCGAGTGGGCGGACAAGCCCGGCCAGAAGCTCTCGGGCGGCCTCAGGCGCATGACGAGCTACGCCATGGCCGTGGTCCTGCCGCCGCCAATCCTCCTCATCGACGAGCCGACGAACGACGTCGACCCGCAGCGCCGCCCCGTCATCTGGCGGGACCTTCGGGGGCTCGCGGAGGACGGGCACATCGTCGTCGTCGTGAGTCACAACCTCCTGGAGGTGGAGCGCGCCGCTGACCGAGTTGTCCTCATGAAGGAGGCCAAGGTGGTCATGGACGGCACGCCCCAGAGCATTGCAGCGGCGGCCGGGGCGTCCACGCTCAAGGTGCTCTGGGCGGGGGAGTCCCAGGCAGAGGGCCTCCCGCCGAACCTCGGGGTTAGCGCCGAGCTGCCCCGCCAGACGAGCATCCTCCTCGCCCCGGCGCAGGTCCCGGACGCCGCTCGGTGGGCTGCCGGCCTCACCGAGTCCGGCGTGGCCGAGTCCTTCGTCCTCGAGCCGATGAGCCTTGAGAACGTCTACGGAAAGGCGCACGAATGA
- a CDS encoding ABC transporter permease has translation MKTTSPDLAIPRGHSALRSYVELTRFTFLRNKGELPFYLILQMLVSGSVIFGLAIMADTSQAEWTRHLAAGSWALSLMMIGCLVVPTKMASSLLDGFQEFQRTLPIPRPVLLLADATVWSLACLPGFLVSIGLAVLHLGVRPTVDGRTLILVLAALLAYLMIGYSVALWIPPAMAGLVQQVIILGAMLFSPITYPADRIPDWAVVVHSILPFTPAANLVREGFFPTGAGPAWTDLVSVVAWGALFFVLALKGVARRG, from the coding sequence ATGAAGACCACCTCACCGGACCTCGCCATCCCGAGGGGCCACAGCGCACTTCGGTCCTACGTCGAGCTGACGCGGTTCACGTTCCTGCGAAACAAGGGGGAGCTGCCGTTCTATCTCATCCTGCAGATGCTCGTCAGCGGCTCCGTCATCTTCGGCCTGGCCATTATGGCGGACACGTCCCAGGCGGAGTGGACGCGGCACCTGGCCGCTGGCTCGTGGGCACTGAGCCTCATGATGATCGGCTGCCTCGTGGTTCCCACCAAGATGGCGTCCTCCCTCCTCGATGGCTTCCAGGAGTTCCAGAGGACGCTGCCCATCCCGCGGCCCGTCCTCCTCCTGGCGGACGCCACCGTCTGGTCGCTCGCGTGTCTGCCGGGATTCCTCGTCTCCATCGGGCTCGCGGTTCTGCACCTGGGCGTGCGGCCCACGGTGGACGGCCGGACGCTCATCCTCGTCCTGGCCGCGCTCCTCGCGTACCTCATGATCGGCTACTCGGTGGCCCTGTGGATCCCGCCCGCCATGGCCGGCCTCGTCCAGCAGGTGATCATCCTCGGCGCCATGCTGTTCTCGCCCATCACGTACCCCGCGGACCGGATCCCGGACTGGGCCGTGGTGGTGCACAGCATCCTGCCCTTCACACCCGCAGCGAACCTCGTCCGGGAGGGCTTCTTCCCCACGGGGGCTGGCCCGGCGTGGACGGACCTCGTCTCGGTCGTCGCGTGGGGCGCGCTCTTCTTCGTCCTCGCCCTCAAGGGGGTCGCGCGGCGCGGCTGA
- a CDS encoding dihydrolipoyl dehydrogenase family protein: MTDATSTPDTHESTHVETLVIGFGKAGKSLAVQLAKAGRQVTLIEQSSRMYGGTCINIGCVPTKTLVHSADVRREAPSSPSPEEFYASAVERKETLREKMNAANLAMVETPGATVVTGRARFVGERTVEVTAGEDRLRITADNVVIGTGATPRLPSIEGLPENPLEDPRVVTSTELIDRTELPRRLAILGSGFIGLEFASMYSGFGSEVTVIGREDRLAPREDEAASEAIAELLEKQGVALKLGRTLESVSAGDDGGPLTLNLAGGDSAERVEADVLLISAGRIPATEGLGLAEAGVETDESGAVVVDSLLRTSAPGVWAVGDVKGGPQFTYVSFDDFRILKDQLLAGKGESGRTTEDRGPVPSTTFLTPPFSRVGLTEREARERAADEGWDVAVARKKVAELAAMPRPKALGQTDGFYQVVVDKTSGRILGATLFAVDSQEVINLVTMAMKHDLPYTALRDAIYTHPSSSEGLNELLAGI; the protein is encoded by the coding sequence AGTCCCTCGCCGTGCAGCTCGCCAAGGCGGGACGCCAGGTGACGCTCATCGAGCAGAGCTCCCGCATGTACGGCGGCACGTGCATCAACATCGGCTGCGTGCCCACCAAGACCCTCGTGCACAGTGCCGACGTGCGCCGCGAGGCCCCGTCGTCGCCCTCCCCTGAGGAGTTCTACGCGAGCGCCGTGGAGCGCAAGGAGACGCTCCGGGAGAAGATGAACGCCGCGAACCTGGCCATGGTGGAGACCCCGGGCGCCACGGTGGTCACGGGCCGGGCCCGCTTCGTGGGCGAGCGCACCGTCGAGGTGACGGCCGGCGAGGACCGCCTTCGGATCACGGCGGACAACGTCGTCATCGGCACGGGCGCCACGCCCCGCCTGCCGAGCATCGAGGGCCTGCCGGAGAACCCCCTGGAGGACCCCCGCGTGGTCACGAGCACCGAGCTCATCGACCGCACCGAGCTGCCGCGCCGCCTCGCAATCCTCGGCTCCGGCTTCATCGGCCTCGAGTTCGCGAGCATGTACTCCGGCTTCGGCTCGGAGGTCACGGTCATCGGCCGCGAGGACCGCCTCGCGCCCCGCGAAGACGAGGCGGCGTCCGAGGCCATCGCGGAGCTCCTGGAGAAGCAGGGGGTCGCCCTGAAGCTCGGGCGCACCCTCGAGTCCGTCTCTGCGGGCGACGACGGCGGGCCGCTCACCCTGAACCTCGCGGGCGGGGACAGCGCCGAGCGGGTCGAGGCGGACGTCCTGCTCATCTCCGCCGGCCGCATCCCGGCCACCGAGGGGCTGGGCCTCGCCGAGGCGGGGGTTGAGACGGACGAGTCAGGCGCCGTCGTCGTCGACTCCCTCCTGCGCACGAGCGCTCCCGGCGTCTGGGCCGTGGGCGACGTCAAGGGAGGGCCGCAGTTCACGTACGTGTCGTTCGACGACTTCCGCATCCTCAAGGACCAGCTGCTCGCGGGCAAGGGCGAGTCCGGGCGCACCACGGAGGACCGCGGGCCCGTCCCGAGCACGACCTTCCTCACGCCCCCGTTCTCCCGCGTGGGTCTCACGGAGCGCGAGGCCCGCGAGCGCGCGGCCGACGAAGGCTGGGACGTGGCGGTGGCCCGAAAGAAGGTGGCCGAGCTGGCGGCAATGCCGCGGCCCAAGGCGCTCGGGCAGACGGACGGCTTCTACCAGGTCGTGGTCGACAAGACCTCCGGGAGGATCCTCGGCGCCACGCTCTTCGCGGTGGACAGCCAGGAGGTCATCAACCTGGTCACGATGGCCATGAAGCACGACCTGCCCTACACGGCACTGCGGGACGCGATCTACACGCACCCGTCCTCGAGCGAGGGCCTCAACGAGCTGCTCGCGGGGATCTAA